The following proteins are co-located in the Micromonospora coriariae genome:
- the xseA gene encoding exodeoxyribonuclease VII large subunit, with amino-acid sequence MSDGARSSAEEPWPVRVVSQKVGAWIAKLGWVWVDGQVAQISRRPGASTVFLTLRDPSADLSLTVTTNRDVLDAGAPELREGARVVLHAKPEFYAARGTLSLRADEIRQVGLGELLARLEKLKKLLAAEGLFDRARKRRLPFLPGRIGLITGRASAAERDVLTNARRRWPAVDFRTVNVAVQGPSAVPQIIDALKVLDADPSIDVIIIARGGGGIEDLLPFSDEALCRAVFGCRTPVVSAIGHETDAPLIDYVADVRASTPTDAAKRVVPDLTEEVRLIGQARHRLERAVRNLVDRESHRLDGLRSRPVLARPQVMVEQRATDLGALRQRAGRCLAHRLAAADDELRHTLARLRALSPAATLDRGYAIVQRADGHVVRAAADVGKGDPLRVRLADGELAATVDG; translated from the coding sequence GTGAGTGACGGGGCGCGGAGCAGCGCGGAGGAGCCGTGGCCGGTCCGGGTGGTCAGCCAGAAGGTGGGCGCCTGGATCGCGAAGCTCGGCTGGGTGTGGGTGGACGGGCAGGTGGCGCAGATCAGCCGTCGACCCGGGGCCAGCACCGTCTTCCTCACCCTGCGTGACCCGTCGGCAGACCTGAGCCTGACCGTCACCACCAACCGGGACGTACTGGACGCCGGTGCGCCCGAGTTGCGCGAAGGCGCCCGGGTGGTGCTGCACGCCAAACCGGAGTTCTACGCCGCCCGGGGCACGCTGAGCCTGCGTGCCGACGAGATCCGCCAGGTGGGGCTGGGTGAGCTGCTGGCCCGGCTGGAGAAGCTCAAGAAGCTGCTCGCCGCCGAGGGGCTGTTCGACCGGGCCCGCAAACGCCGACTGCCGTTCCTGCCCGGCCGCATCGGGCTGATCACCGGCCGGGCGTCGGCCGCCGAGCGGGACGTGCTGACCAACGCACGCCGGCGCTGGCCGGCGGTGGACTTCCGTACCGTGAACGTGGCCGTGCAGGGCCCGTCCGCGGTGCCGCAGATCATCGACGCGCTCAAGGTGCTGGACGCCGACCCCAGCATCGACGTGATCATCATTGCCCGGGGTGGCGGCGGCATCGAGGACCTGCTGCCCTTCTCCGACGAGGCGCTCTGCCGCGCGGTGTTCGGCTGCCGTACCCCGGTGGTCAGCGCGATCGGTCACGAGACGGACGCGCCGCTGATCGACTACGTCGCCGACGTCCGCGCGTCCACCCCGACCGACGCGGCCAAGCGGGTGGTCCCCGACCTCACCGAGGAGGTACGCCTCATCGGTCAGGCCCGGCACCGCCTCGAACGCGCGGTGCGCAACCTGGTCGACCGGGAGTCCCACCGGCTCGACGGGCTGCGCTCCCGTCCGGTGCTGGCCCGGCCCCAGGTGATGGTGGAACAGCGGGCGACCGACCTGGGTGCGCTGCGTCAGCGGGCCGGACGGTGCCTGGCCCACCGCCTGGCCGCGGCCGACGACGAGCTGCGACACACCCTGGCCCGGCTACGCGCCCTCTCGCCCGCCGCCACCCTCGACCGGGGGTACGCGATCGTGCAGCGCGCGGACGGCCATGTGGTCCGCGCCGCGGCCGACGTCGGCAAGGGCGACCCGCTGCGCGTCCGCCTGGCCGACGGTGAGCTGGCCGCCACGGTGGACGGCTGA
- a CDS encoding DUF4245 domain-containing protein, producing MEPAQPADRVPDDPTPPGGQPPADLPAGSGAQQAATDRTPPPADEPALVASGPAATPPMDEQVRDGSAAGIDVAAETGERPAPPPRTESVKSERSPKDMAISLLVLLIPIALLLAFYRGFLGGDEPTTVDPAPAIEQAQSANAFPVSRPQGLSSGWRTVSARFQTVEDGANLRIGYLTPEGRGVQLVQSSVPAERLLPAELTDQGQPQGPTELAGRTWQRYTARGNQQALVLLEPARTVLIIGDARDNELRQLAGSLR from the coding sequence GTGGAACCCGCACAGCCAGCCGACCGCGTACCCGACGACCCCACGCCGCCCGGCGGCCAGCCGCCGGCGGACCTCCCCGCCGGTTCCGGTGCTCAGCAGGCCGCGACCGACCGGACGCCGCCGCCGGCCGACGAGCCGGCCCTGGTCGCGTCGGGTCCGGCCGCCACACCACCGATGGACGAGCAGGTCCGGGACGGCTCCGCCGCCGGAATCGACGTCGCGGCGGAGACCGGCGAGCGGCCCGCGCCGCCGCCGCGGACGGAATCCGTGAAATCCGAGCGGTCGCCGAAGGACATGGCGATCTCGCTGCTGGTGCTGCTGATCCCGATCGCGCTGCTGTTGGCCTTCTACCGGGGATTCCTCGGCGGCGACGAGCCCACCACTGTCGATCCGGCGCCGGCGATCGAACAGGCCCAGTCGGCGAACGCCTTCCCGGTGAGCCGGCCGCAGGGGCTCAGCTCCGGCTGGCGCACGGTAAGCGCCCGCTTCCAGACCGTCGAGGACGGCGCGAATCTGCGCATCGGGTACCTCACCCCGGAGGGTCGCGGCGTGCAGCTGGTGCAGAGCAGCGTGCCGGCGGAGCGGCTGCTCCCGGCCGAGCTGACCGACCAGGGCCAGCCGCAGGGCCCGACGGAGCTGGCCGGACGCACCTGGCAGCGCTACACCGCGCGGGGCAACCAGCAGGCGCTGGTGCTGTTGGAGCCGGCCCGGACGGTGCTGATCATCGGTGATGCCCGGGACAACGAACTGCGCCAACTCGCCGGCTCGCTGCGTTGA
- a CDS encoding 4-hydroxy-3-methylbut-2-enyl diphosphate reductase codes for MTEAQATPQTGKRVLLAKPRGYCAGVDRAVQTVEEALKLYGAPIYVRKQIVHNKHVVQTLEAQGAIFVEENEEVPEGATVIFSAHGVAPEVYEQAKARSLKAIDATCPLVTKVHQEAKRFAAEDYDILLIGHEGHEEVVGTAGEAPAHIQLVDGPDGVDKITVRDPEKVVWLSQTTLSVDETLETVARLKQRLPLLQSPPSDDICYATSNRQHVVKEIAPECDVVIVVGSTNSSNSVRLVEVALDAGARAGHLVDFAHEIDDAWLADARTVGVSSGASVPEDLVLEVLDHLAARGFADVEEITTANERLTFSLPQELKRDMKAAAARG; via the coding sequence GTGACCGAGGCTCAGGCGACCCCCCAGACCGGTAAGCGCGTGCTCCTGGCCAAGCCCCGTGGCTACTGCGCGGGCGTCGACCGCGCGGTGCAGACCGTCGAGGAGGCGCTGAAGCTCTACGGCGCCCCGATCTACGTCCGCAAGCAGATCGTGCACAACAAGCACGTCGTGCAGACCCTGGAGGCGCAGGGCGCGATCTTCGTGGAGGAGAACGAGGAAGTGCCGGAGGGCGCCACCGTCATCTTCTCCGCGCACGGGGTGGCCCCCGAGGTCTACGAGCAGGCGAAGGCGCGCTCGCTGAAGGCGATCGACGCGACCTGCCCGCTGGTCACGAAGGTGCACCAGGAGGCGAAGCGGTTCGCCGCCGAGGACTACGACATCCTGCTGATCGGTCACGAGGGGCACGAGGAGGTCGTCGGCACCGCCGGCGAGGCTCCCGCCCACATCCAGCTGGTGGACGGGCCGGACGGCGTCGACAAGATCACCGTTCGCGACCCGGAGAAGGTCGTCTGGCTCTCCCAGACCACGCTCTCGGTGGACGAGACGTTGGAGACGGTCGCCCGGCTCAAGCAGCGGCTGCCGCTGCTTCAGTCCCCGCCCAGCGACGACATCTGCTACGCGACCTCCAACCGGCAGCACGTGGTCAAGGAGATCGCCCCGGAGTGCGACGTGGTGATCGTCGTCGGCTCGACGAACTCCTCCAACTCGGTCCGGCTGGTCGAGGTGGCCCTGGACGCCGGCGCCCGCGCCGGTCACCTGGTCGACTTCGCCCACGAGATCGACGACGCCTGGCTGGCCGACGCGCGTACGGTCGGCGTGTCTTCCGGCGCAAGCGTCCCGGAGGACCTGGTGCTGGAGGTGCTGGACCACCTGGCCGCGCGCGGTTTCGCCGACGTCGAGGAGATCACCACCGCCAACGAGCGGCTCACCTTCTCGCTGCCGCAGGAGCTGAAGCGGGACATGAAGGCCGCGGCGGCTCGCGGTTGA
- a CDS encoding DNA recombination protein RmuC, with protein MDVSTLLLVIVCLGAGGAVGWLAARSRSAADIARLDATLTATREGEGRLEQSMRALSYEATAQSQEAVARAVAPLHETLRRYEQRVADLEHDRVDAYAELREQVRSMNAVSGELRTETKQLVAALRAPQVRGRWGEHQLRRIVEAAGMLEHCDFSEQVTAATDEQVVRPDLVVRLHGGRSVVVDAKAPFDAYLTAMEARDERGRDTHLDAHARHLRGHVDALAAKSYWAAFDSSPEFVVLFVPADPFLDVALQRDPTLLEHAFARNVVLATPATLVALLRTVAYSWRQEALARNALAVHTLARELYGRLATLGDHVGKLGSSLAGAVTAYNRAVGSLEARVLVSARKLAELGVSDEELASPAQVELTPRQPQAPELLDDVVPVDRDR; from the coding sequence ATGGACGTCTCGACGCTGCTCCTGGTGATCGTGTGCCTCGGCGCCGGCGGGGCGGTGGGCTGGCTCGCGGCCCGGTCCCGGTCGGCGGCCGACATCGCCCGGCTGGACGCCACGCTGACCGCCACCCGCGAGGGCGAGGGGCGCCTGGAGCAGTCCATGCGGGCGCTGAGCTACGAGGCCACAGCCCAGTCCCAGGAGGCGGTGGCCCGGGCGGTGGCGCCGCTGCACGAGACCCTGCGCCGCTACGAGCAGCGGGTCGCCGATCTGGAGCACGATCGGGTCGACGCGTACGCCGAGCTGCGTGAGCAGGTCCGCTCGATGAATGCCGTGTCCGGCGAGCTGCGCACCGAGACCAAGCAGCTGGTGGCGGCGCTGCGCGCGCCCCAGGTGCGGGGCCGCTGGGGCGAGCACCAGCTACGCCGGATCGTCGAGGCGGCCGGCATGCTGGAGCACTGCGACTTCTCCGAGCAGGTCACCGCCGCCACCGACGAGCAGGTCGTCCGCCCGGACCTGGTGGTCCGGCTGCACGGCGGCCGGTCGGTGGTGGTGGACGCCAAGGCACCGTTCGACGCGTACCTCACGGCGATGGAGGCTCGCGACGAGCGCGGCCGGGACACCCACCTCGACGCGCACGCCCGGCACCTGCGGGGGCACGTCGACGCGCTGGCCGCCAAGTCCTACTGGGCGGCGTTCGACAGCTCGCCCGAGTTCGTGGTCCTGTTCGTACCCGCCGACCCGTTCCTCGACGTCGCGCTCCAGCGTGATCCGACGCTGCTGGAACACGCCTTCGCCCGCAACGTGGTGCTGGCCACGCCGGCGACCCTGGTCGCCCTGCTCCGCACGGTGGCCTACTCCTGGCGGCAGGAGGCGCTGGCCCGCAACGCGCTCGCGGTGCACACGCTCGCCCGGGAGCTGTACGGCCGGCTCGCCACCCTCGGCGACCACGTGGGCAAGCTCGGCTCGTCGCTGGCCGGCGCGGTGACCGCGTACAACCGGGCGGTCGGCTCGCTGGAGGCCCGGGTGCTGGTCAGCGCCCGCAAGCTCGCCGAGCTGGGCGTCTCGGACGAGGAACTCGCCAGCCCGGCCCAGGTCGAGCTGACCCCCCGTCAGCCCCAGGCTCCCGAGCTGCTGGACGACGTCGTCCCGGTCGACCGCGACCGCTGA
- a CDS encoding exodeoxyribonuclease VII small subunit — MTDDTKAGPDERLSYEQARAELASVVERLEAGGTSLEESLALWERGEALAVICQRWLDGARARIEAARQEPAS; from the coding sequence ATGACTGACGACACGAAGGCCGGGCCGGACGAACGGCTCAGCTACGAGCAGGCCCGTGCCGAGCTGGCCTCGGTGGTCGAGCGGTTGGAGGCCGGCGGCACGTCCCTGGAGGAGTCGCTGGCGCTCTGGGAGCGCGGCGAGGCGTTGGCGGTGATCTGCCAGCGGTGGCTGGACGGCGCCCGGGCGCGGATCGAAGCCGCCCGGCAGGAGCCCGCCTCCTGA